The genome window TAAAGCAGCGGAATTAACTTACAAACGAGGGTCTCGGACGTGGTTACTGCTCTAGCTGTGAACGCTCAACCGCCGTTTCCACGGTGACGCGCAGCTCGAGGGATCCGAGGCGGAGCCCGGTCCCGTGAAAGTCACGCACTCACATCGCGGGTCTGGGAGAAAAGCCTTTCCGGCGGCGAGATTCGTGCGCGGGAATCTGGAGGGGAGGCGCCGTGCCTGGGGCACGCTTCGCGCACAGGCCAGGGATGCTGGGGCGCGGCCGGGCCGGGTGCCCGCCGGTGCCAGCTCACCGCTTGGCCCCGCGGCCGGCCGAGCGGGGCGTCTGCTGGCGCGTCTCGGGGAAGGCGCCCCGAACCGCAGCGCCGCGCCCCGCGTGGCCCCCGCTCCGACGTGGCGGCCGTCCTGCGCGCCGCCCGCCCCAGCCCCCGGCACGCCGCCGCCTTCCCGTCGAAGCCCCCGGCCCGTGGGCGTCCAGGCCGAGCGCTCTGGGCGCCCGCGCCTGCgtcccgccccggccccgccaccCGGGCAGCGCGCCGCCCCGAGGAACCCGTCCCTCTGGGGCCGTGGCCCGGCGCCGGCTTGCTCAGAGCCCACGGGGGCGCCCTCGGCTGCCCGGCCTCCCGCCAGGCCCCACGCCGGGCCCACCCGCGCCGCGGCCACCCGCTCCCACCCAGGGCCCCCGCGTGCGCCGTCACCGCGAGAGACAGCGCCTCTCTGTCTGTCGCCCCCGGccactcccccgccccacccccactcggGCCAGACCCAGACCCCGCACCCCACCCCAACTTGGGCCACACCcagaacccccaccccaccccactccactcGGGCAAGACCCAGaccccgcaccccaccccacccccactcgtgCCAGACCCagaccccacaccccaccccacccccactcgggCCAGAcccagagccccccaccccacccccacttgggCCAGACCcagaacccccccacccccatccctccagCGAGGGCTGTCCCGCCACCGCCCCCCACTCCCAGTGACCGAGGCACACACAGGGGTCTTCTTGAACACTTTATTGACTCGAGGTGACCGTGCCCGGGGCGGCGGGCAGGCCGGGGCTGCCGGGGCCCCCCTGCCCCGGGGAACGGGGCCCCAGGTGTCGCTGGGCGGCTAGCGCCGGGCCGGGGCCACTTGGGAGATGGTGGCCATCCCGAACAGGGCGCTCAGCAGCACGTGGTTGTGCACCGCCCTGTCCACCAGCTCCGGGGTGATACGCCGGCCGCCAGCGTTGCGGGCCTCGTCGCCCGCCAGCTCCAGGACCTTGGCCGTCAGGTACTGCAGGATGGCCGCCAGGTAGACGGGTGCGGACGGGCTCAGGCGCCGGGCGTAGTGGCCCTCCCGCAGGAGGCGCTCCATGTGGCTCACGGAGAAGGACAGCTCGGCTCGGGCGGTGCGGGAGCGGCGGCCGGATGAGCCTCGACGGCGCCTTCGCGGCATGCGGGCGGCGGGTTGGGCGCGCTGTCTCCGACGGCCTGGCTCTGCGGTGCGCTGCGGGCAGGGACACGGCGAGGAGGTGCGCTGCCAGGAGCTTTGCTGCCAGGAGGTGCGGTGGGATGTGCCAGCCGTTCCCAACGTCTCAAAGCAGCAGGTGCGCTCAGGCCCCTACTCCGTATCCTAGCGACCACCGGCCGGCCCCTCATTGGTCGGGGCGCACGCTCCGCGACACGCAGACTCCGTGAGGTCACTGCGTTCTCGTGCCCCCCACGCCcacgcccagccccgcccccgcccccacgagCCTGGGCCCGCCAAGAAACGGCGCTGGCGGGACCCTGCTCACCCTGCTCCCTGGACCCTCTCTTCCATGCAGCTCTCGCTCGCCACCGCACGGGAGCTTTGTACAGGGAAGGCAGCAGCTGGCAGACCATCCAGTGGCACCAAGTGCACACGGGCGGAGCTGGGCCACCATC of Hippopotamus amphibius kiboko isolate mHipAmp2 chromosome X, mHipAmp2.hap2, whole genome shotgun sequence contains these proteins:
- the LOC130842214 gene encoding histone H2A-Bbd type 2/3-like — its product is MPRRRRRGSSGRRSRTARAELSFSVSHMERLLREGHYARRLSPSAPVYLAAILQYLTAKVLELAGDEARNAGGRRITPELVDRAVHNHVLLSALFGMATISQVAPARR